In one Arachis duranensis cultivar V14167 chromosome 9, aradu.V14167.gnm2.J7QH, whole genome shotgun sequence genomic region, the following are encoded:
- the LOC107464578 gene encoding uncharacterized protein LOC107464578, whose amino-acid sequence MGATPFHRSIVEVRLPKHFDKLTNMRYDGTQDPQEHLTAFEARMKLKGVGDKVRCRAFLVTLPGPAIRWFNSLPQGSVAGFSDISRAFLAQFTTRIAKAKQPINLLGVTQRTGEPTRKYLDRFNNEFLEIEGLTDSVASLCLKNGLLNEDFRKHLTTRPVWTMQEIQIVAKEYINDEEVSQVVAANKQQPSHNQPRQHGNGERQKEHARDGGPSKTPRLFPRIGKFTNYTPLTLPIIEVYQQIAEKGILSKPRPLKDRTMGNKSLYCDYHKGYEHKTQDCFDLKDTLEQAIRDGKLAEFSHLIREPRRRNRDRDGEDKAQMVKRR is encoded by the coding sequence ATGGGCGCAACCCCATTCCATCGTTCAATCGTCGAGGTCCGGTTGCCAAAGCACTTTGACAAACTAACGAACATGAGGTATGACGGAACCCAAGACCCGCAGGAGCACCTCACGGCCTTTGAGGCCAGGATGAAACTGAAGGGAGTAGGAGACAAAGTCAGATGCCGCGCCTTCCTGGTCACCTTGCCAGGGCCTGCGATACGGTGGTTCAACAGCCTCCCGCAGGGCTCGGTGGCCGGCTTCTCGGATATTAGCCGTGCCTTCCTAGCACAGTTCACCACCAGAATTGCGAAGGCAAAGCAGCCGATCAATCTGCTCGGTGTGACTCAAAGGACCGGCGAGCCGACCAGAAAATATCTAGACCGGTTCAACAATGAGTTCTTGGAGATCGAGGGGTTAACTGATTCGGTGGCCAGTCTCTGTCTGAAGAACGGACTCCTTAACGAGGACTTCAGAAAGCACCTCACCACGAGGCCGGTCTGGACGATGCAAGAGATCCAAATCGTAGCCAAGGAATACATTAATGATGAGGAAGTCAGTCAAGTTGTGGCTGCCAACAAGCAACAGCCCTCTCACAATCAACCCCGGCAGCACGGTAACGGAGAAAGGCAGAAGGAACACGCCAGAGACGGTGGTCCGAGCAAGACACCCAGACTGTTTCCTCGCATCGGAAAATTCACCAATTACACTCCCCTCACCCTCCCGATCATAGAAGTTTACCAGCAGATAGCCGAGAAGGGAATCTTGTCGAAGCCCCGACCTCTGAAGGACCGAACCATGGGGAACAAGAGCCTATACTGTGATTACCATAAGGGCTACGAACATAAGACACAGGATTGCTTCGACCTGAAGGACACACTAGAACAAGCGATCAGGGATGGAAAACTAGCCGAATTCTCCCACCTCATCAGGGAGCCGAGGAGACGGAACCGTGACCGTGATGGGGAAGATAAGGCCCAGATGGTGAAGCGACGATAG